Proteins encoded in a region of the Pangasianodon hypophthalmus isolate fPanHyp1 chromosome 21, fPanHyp1.pri, whole genome shotgun sequence genome:
- the LOC117599948 gene encoding macrophage mannose receptor 1-like isoform X1 produces MLDFKHTAHHLSTGVTMVTVSVVFLLLSAFSPPVHSRLTTFHFIPVEMNQTEARAACRENYIDLVTLYSDEDNTELYNMMMKAADDAGWIGLYRNDSSEKWSNGDPVTFRNLAGDCGTSSCCAAVKADGSWESLQCTGTRYFMCYEQAASSQTPNYHLIRENKTWFGAQRYCRGKYTDLVSIRDQQQNEEVKIKGLNSSTPFWIGLLRDDWQWTDGGNSTYRNWASGQPLSSPYNCVKLFAREWYSVPCSNVQYPLCYNTSIHVSDVALSWEKALDYCHEGNRAGILNIDSEAEQKEVASELRRRRVSEPVWVGLRQSRLFGFWIWANGKAVFPYSNWDEGKQPEHQLSQHCGAVVPQKHYRWKDMNCQSHYKALCHIKCSP; encoded by the exons CCTTTTCTCCTCCAGTCCACAGCCGCCTCACTACCTTCCATTTCATTCCGGTTGAAATGAATCAGACTGAGGCTCGGGCAGCTTGCAGAGAAAATTACATCGACCTTGTCACTCTGTACTCTGATGAAGACAACACTGAACTGTATAATATGATGATGAAGGCTGCTGATGACGCAGGATGGATCGGTCTCTATCGCAATGATTCCAGTGAGAAATGGTCTAATGGTGATCCTGTAACATTCAGAAATCTGGCAGGGGATTGTGGGACATCGAGCTGCTGTGCTGCTGTGAAGGCTGATGgttcatgggaaagtcttcagtgcACAGGGACGAGATATTTCATGTGCTATGAACAAG CTGCTTCTTCTCAGACTCCTAATTATCATCTAATCCGTGAGAATAAGACCTGGTTTGGTGCTCAGCGTTACTGCAGGGGGAAATACACTGACCTGGTCAGCATCAGAGATCAGCAGCAAAATGAAGAGGTGAAGATTAAAGGGTTAAACAGCAGCACGCCCTTCTGGATCGGCCTGCTGCGTGATGACTGGCAGTGGACTGATGGAGGAAACTCCACCTACAGAAACTGGGCGAGTGGTCAACCTTTATCATCACCATACAACTGTGTAAAACTGTTTGCAAGGGAATGGTATTCAGTGCCATGCAGTAATGTTCAATACCCTCTGTGCTACAACA CTTCCATCCATGTGAGTGATGTGGCTCTGAGCTGGGAGAAAGCGCTGGATTACTGTCATGAAGGGAACAGGGCTGGAATTCTGAACATCGATTCTGAAGCTGAACAGAAAGAGGTAGCATCTGAGCTCAGGAGGAGGCGTGTCTCTGAGCCTGTGTGGGTGGGGCTTAGACAGAGCCGTCTCTTCGGGTTCTGGATTTGGGCCAATGGGAAGGCTGTGTTTCCGTATTCCAACTGGGATGAAGGGAAACAGCCCGAGCATCAGCTCTCTCAGCACTGCGGCGCCGTCGTTCCACAGAAACACTACAGATGGAAAGATATGAACTGTCAGTCTCACTATAAAGCTCTGTGTCACATCAAATGTTCTCCATGA
- the LOC117599948 gene encoding macrophage mannose receptor 1-like isoform X2 — protein sequence MNQTEARAACRENYIDLVTLYSDEDNTELYNMMMKAADDAGWIGLYRNDSSEKWSNGDPVTFRNLAGDCGTSSCCAAVKADGSWESLQCTGTRYFMCYEQAASSQTPNYHLIRENKTWFGAQRYCRGKYTDLVSIRDQQQNEEVKIKGLNSSTPFWIGLLRDDWQWTDGGNSTYRNWASGQPLSSPYNCVKLFAREWYSVPCSNVQYPLCYNTSIHVSDVALSWEKALDYCHEGNRAGILNIDSEAEQKEVASELRRRRVSEPVWVGLRQSRLFGFWIWANGKAVFPYSNWDEGKQPEHQLSQHCGAVVPQKHYRWKDMNCQSHYKALCHIKCSP from the exons ATGAATCAGACTGAGGCTCGGGCAGCTTGCAGAGAAAATTACATCGACCTTGTCACTCTGTACTCTGATGAAGACAACACTGAACTGTATAATATGATGATGAAGGCTGCTGATGACGCAGGATGGATCGGTCTCTATCGCAATGATTCCAGTGAGAAATGGTCTAATGGTGATCCTGTAACATTCAGAAATCTGGCAGGGGATTGTGGGACATCGAGCTGCTGTGCTGCTGTGAAGGCTGATGgttcatgggaaagtcttcagtgcACAGGGACGAGATATTTCATGTGCTATGAACAAG CTGCTTCTTCTCAGACTCCTAATTATCATCTAATCCGTGAGAATAAGACCTGGTTTGGTGCTCAGCGTTACTGCAGGGGGAAATACACTGACCTGGTCAGCATCAGAGATCAGCAGCAAAATGAAGAGGTGAAGATTAAAGGGTTAAACAGCAGCACGCCCTTCTGGATCGGCCTGCTGCGTGATGACTGGCAGTGGACTGATGGAGGAAACTCCACCTACAGAAACTGGGCGAGTGGTCAACCTTTATCATCACCATACAACTGTGTAAAACTGTTTGCAAGGGAATGGTATTCAGTGCCATGCAGTAATGTTCAATACCCTCTGTGCTACAACA CTTCCATCCATGTGAGTGATGTGGCTCTGAGCTGGGAGAAAGCGCTGGATTACTGTCATGAAGGGAACAGGGCTGGAATTCTGAACATCGATTCTGAAGCTGAACAGAAAGAGGTAGCATCTGAGCTCAGGAGGAGGCGTGTCTCTGAGCCTGTGTGGGTGGGGCTTAGACAGAGCCGTCTCTTCGGGTTCTGGATTTGGGCCAATGGGAAGGCTGTGTTTCCGTATTCCAACTGGGATGAAGGGAAACAGCCCGAGCATCAGCTCTCTCAGCACTGCGGCGCCGTCGTTCCACAGAAACACTACAGATGGAAAGATATGAACTGTCAGTCTCACTATAAAGCTCTGTGTCACATCAAATGTTCTCCATGA